A stretch of Gopherus evgoodei ecotype Sinaloan lineage chromosome 12, rGopEvg1_v1.p, whole genome shotgun sequence DNA encodes these proteins:
- the ANKRD11 gene encoding LOW QUALITY PROTEIN: ankyrin repeat domain-containing protein 11 (The sequence of the model RefSeq protein was modified relative to this genomic sequence to represent the inferred CDS: deleted 1 base in 1 codon), which produces MPKGGCSKTPQSDDFSLSNDMVEKQTGKKDKDKVSLTKTPKLDRSDGGKEVKERATKRKLPFTVGTNGDQKDSDTEKQGPERKRIKKEPATRKPGLLFGMGLSGIRAGYPLSERQQVALLMQMTAEESANSPVDTTPKHPSQSTVCQKGTPNSASKTKDKVNKRNERGETRLHRAAIRGDARRIKELIIEGADVNVKDFAGWTALHEACNRGYYDVAKQLLAAGAEVNTKGLDDDTPLHDAANNGHFKVVKLLLHYGGNPHQSNRKGETPLKVANSPTMVNLLLGKTTYPSSEESSTESSEEEDAPSFAPSSSVDGNNTDSEFEKGLKHKTKSQEPPKTITPVKDEYEFDEDDEQDRVPPVDDKHLLKKDYRKETKANSFISIPKMEVKTYTKNNTLTPKKAAHRILSDTSDEDDTGVAVGTGEKLRLSTHSILPSSKTREPSNTKQQKEKNKVKKKRKKEAKSKEVRFGKKNDKFCSSESESENLESEEDDRDSVHSSSCVKDSRLVLKESSLFNSLSASSTSSHGSLASQKHNPNLTDQHSKHWRTDNWKTISSPAWSDVSSLSDSTRTRLTSESDYTSEDSSLQSLKPVRKKQEHKKKNNSHNTVSEKKNSFHASVDGAIPKLDKEGKIVKKHKTKHKHKNKEKGQCPVSQDIKIIKTFSFEYEDSKQKPDKGLIETESPSENKLKVLKHEREHCKKEEKLLKSKLEEKEWLFKDETGKASKEEKSLKKLKEGNKDISKFFREEKSSKAIKEKSPKEEKPRIHKEERKKKSKDKQSKSEKKNDLKEEKITKSEKEKTFKEEKEKCKKEKVYKEEPGFDEFSNKSQLLESEDTKFSLSDDQQERWFSDLSFDSSFDFKGEDSWDSPVTDFREIKNDGMAKLIIETVKEEIKDKKKETKTKEKRECNEKRNEKEIFLKKRERESVDKNPEKKKDQTEKHKVTPSYLPEKDKKRKDSAESVKERKEKDPGEINKERKDSSDSCKDRKDIKIKQEEPYRDEFKEYGCETLFKEKSDPEFSGKNMECGERHHSGKDKEKKDAPDKDKKEKLKPEKYKEKSKEADKEKNEKVVAEKNQKDKELDKSFKEKKDTKEKYKDLHNKDKERKTSFDYIKEKKEKNFSGDREDFSEKRDEKKGKEKSWYSIADIFTDESEDEKDDYSGFKIGEAVGNELHRMDSLQEKDDSMAAEKELYLADKHRKYSSDRQHSGEKQKDKDSKEKKKDKGLAESGKEKKEKSFFEKHKEKKDKDAVEKYKDRKDRTSVDSTQEKKNKQKLPEKAEKKHAAEEKVKNKHKEKMDKDHSKEKKSSKGGEMEKSLLEKLEEEALNEYRDDSNDKISEISSDSFTDRGQDPGLTNLFESSNLSLMDASEEKYKDSLPLPCLQDKLKEKERHRHSSSSSKKSHEKEKAKKEKTEKKEKMDEFKDSSNRKDSNQYEKEFSVDGETFGISYSMKAEVEEELDKNIDYLFSEKKDKNDPERELSKKAEKEKTYGSSTISTVKEKRRREKHKEKWKDEKEKHRDKHADGFFKHHKDETKSVLKDKDSPQVITFKDKSKEENLKFSETKLKEKLKENQERDKTESLKISNGNDKITLSKDGGKKDNRPREKLLGDGDLMMTSFERMLSQKDLEIEERHKRHKERMKQMEKMRHRSGDPKLKDKIKTSEEMRKRSLDLTTKKPLALDTQLKDKKLKELGPLTPILSPDNKPQPAVGTDSKDWVTGPQLKEILPASPRPDQNRPTGVPAPASVVSCPSYEEVIQTPRTPSCSNEDYTDLMFDCADSQHSLPISTMSMNACSPSFFDRYSNASSGLPDNPSQTPTRTIPSTNLYRSISVDIRRVPEDEFSAGDKFFRQQSVPATSNYDSPVQHLMEENVPLPSVPPEKFQCMSPGYYSPDYGIPSPKVETLHCAPVGNVVQSPESIFSGLQAKSSPSHRDELLAPSVESALPPDLGMPLDATEEQQATASILPPESTFLPPLEENHFSSAISEQNHMDWDNPPSRNPDPPMPPSLIGNPSDHPVSWSVGSELLMKSPQRFPESPKPFCSLDPIHPAPVPFISTDSPYPVSPISYPLSVSEPGLDEVKEDAEEAVPGEMATAEEQAPYMSPTRLDTFFNNCKPLPEEAPEMPSEPPCMPTETQAEAVNTLENSSVVPVNPEEPVTWPDPFTNSEDDLDLGPFSLPELPLQAKDVPDAEMTEVAPIEESSVAVPEVINTGVLNVSVSVAASSEQEELLPNQPSNLLAVEPEPQPEEQKLEVTVPEATSEALNVPEERKLDESEAQSLQQTASIELAQPEKQEAETNHEELPSSNCAAESGSQSSLAQANTAESGVMQDSAAVRSGSQVSSTQTDTPQGTTPVETIEPVQKPVAEVSKPPKIEEIPQRITRNRAQMLANQNKQNTAPSEKDFPPVSAPSTRAKGRVTEEDDAQAQHPRKRRFQRSSQQLQQQINTSTQQTREMIQQTLAAIVDAIKLDDIEPYHSDRSNPYFEYLQIRKKIEEKRKILCYITPQAPQCYAEYVTYTGSYLLDGKPLSKLHIPVIAPPPSLAEPLKELFKQQEAVRGKLRLQHSIEREKLIVSCEQEILRVHCRAARTIANQAVPFSACTMLLDSEVYNMPLENQGDENKSVRDRFNARQFISWLQDVDDKYDRMKTCLLMRQQHEAAALNAVQRMEWQLKVQELDPAGHKSLCVNEVPSFYVPMVDVNDDFVLLPA; this is translated from the exons AAAAGCAGGGTCCAGAACGGAAGAGGATTAAAAAGGAGCCTGCCACTAGGAAACCTGGCTTGCTGTTTGGAATGGGGCTGTCAGGAATTAGGGCTGGTTACCCACTCTCTGAGCGCCAGCAAGTTGCCCTTCTTATGCAGATGACAGCAGAAGAATCTGCAAATAGCCCAG TAGATACAACACCAAAGCATCCTTCTCAGTCTACAGTGTGTCAGAAGGGaactcctaactctgcctccaaaACCAAAGATAAAGTAAATAAGAGAAATGAGCGTGGAGAGACTCGACTGCATAGAGCTGCCATCCGAGGAGATGCCCGGCGCATCAAGGAACTCATCATTGAGGGCGCAGATGTCAACGTTAAAGACTTCGCAG GCTGGACAGCATTGCACGAGGCGTGTAACCGAGGATACTATGATGTCGCAAAGCAGTTGCTTGCTGCCGGCGCAGAAGTCAACACAAAGGGGTTGGATGACGACACCCCACTGCATGATGCAGCTAATAATGGGCATTTCAAG GTGGTAAAATTGTTGTTACATTACGGAGGGAACCCTCATCAAAGCAACAGGAAGGGAGAGACGCCTTTAAAAGTTGCTAATTCCCCCACCATGGTGAATCTACTCCTGGGAAAGACCACCTATCCCTCTAGTGAAGAGAGCTCAACAG AGAGCTCGGAGGAGGAGGACGCCCCTTCATTTGCACCTTCCAGCTCCGTCGATGGCAATAACACAGACTCTGAGTTTGAAAAAGGCTTGAAACATAAGACCAAGAGTCAAGAGCCCCCCAAAACAATCACACCGGTAAAGGATGAATATGAATTTGATGAGGACGATGAGCAGGACAGAGTCCCGCCTGTCGATGACAAGCATTTGCTGAAGAAGGATTACAGGAAGGAGACTAAAGCAAACAGTTTTATTTCCATACCCAAAATGGAAGTAAAAACCTATACTAAAAATAACACACTGACACCAAAGAAAGCTGCCCATCGCATCCTGTCAGACACATCGGACGAAGACGACACCGGTGTGGCTGTGGGGACTGGCGAGAAACTGAGACTCTCCACTCACTCGATACTGCCCAGCAGTAAGACTCGAGAGCCCTCCAACACCAAGCAACAGAAGGAGAAGAATAAAGTGAAAAAGAAGCGGAAAAAGGAGGCAAAGAGCAAAGAGGTTCggtttggc aaaaaaaatgacaaattttgTTCCTCTGAATCAGAGAGTGAAAATTTGGAGAGTGAGGAGGATGATAGAGACTCTGTGCACAGCTCTAGCTGTGTAAAGGACTCTAGGCTAGTGTTGAAGGAATCCTCCTTGTTCAACTCTCTGTCTGCCTCTTCCACCTCTTCTCATGGGAGTTTAGCTTCACAGAAACATAACCCTAATCTTACAGATCAGCACTCCAAGCACTGGAGGACAGACAATTGGAAAACCATATCTTCTCCGGCATGGTCAGATGTCAGTTCCTTGTCAGACTCCACAAGGACGAGACTGACGAGTGAGTCCGACTATACGTCGGAGGATTCGAGCTTACAGTCATTAAAGCCAGTGAGAAAGAAGCAGgagcacaaaaagaaaaataactctCACAATACTGTCTCCGAGAAGAAGAATTCATTCCATGCCAGTGTGGACGGAGCAATTCCAAAGCTGGATAAGGAGGGGAAGATTGTTAAAAAGCATAAAAcgaaacacaaacacaaaaacaaagagaaGGGACAATGCCCGGTCAGCCAAGACATTAAAATAATCAAAACTTTTTCTTTTGAATATGAGGACTCTAAGCAAAAGCCTGACAAGGGTTTGATAGAGACTGAAAGTCcaagtgaaaataaattaaaagtgtTAAAACATGAGCGAGAACACTGTAAGAAGGAAGAAAAGCTACTGAAAAGTAAATTGGAGGAGAAGGAGTGGTTGTTTAAAGATGAGACTGGAAAAGCGTCCAAAGAAGAGAAATCGTTAAAAAAACTCAAAGAGGGGAATAAAGACATCAGCAAATTTTTCAGAGAGGAGAAGTCGAGTAAAGCCATAAAGGAGAAGTCTCCCAAAGAGGAGAAACCTAGAATAcacaaggaggagagaaagaaaaaatcaaagGACAAGCAGTCAAAATCTGAAAAGAAGAATGATCTGAAGGAGGAGAAAATTACTAAATCGGAGAAAGAAAAAACCttcaaagaggagaaagaaaaatgtaaaaaagaaaaagtttacaAAGAGGAGCCTGGATTTGATGAGTTTAGTAACAAAAGCCAATTGCTGGAAAGTGAGGACACAAAATTCAGTCTTTCGGATGATCAGCAAGAGAGATGGTTTTCTGATTTGTCATTTGATTCGTCCTTTGATTTCAAAGGCGAGGATAGCTGGGATTCTCCAGTGACAGACTTCAGGGAGATTAAAAATGACGGCATGGCAAAACTAATCATAGAAACAGTGAAGGAAGAAATTAAAGACAAGAAAAAGGAGACTAAAACTAAGGAAAAGAGAGAATGCAATGAAAAACGCAATGAAAAGGAAATattcttaaaaaagagagagcgCGAAAGCGTTGACAAAAACCCTGAGAAGAAAAAGGACCAAACTGAAAAGCATAAAGTCACTCCTAGTTATCTGCCTGAAAAGGACAAGAAAAGGAAAGATTCTGCAGAAAGTGttaaagagagaaaggaaaaagatcCAGGTGAAATCAACAAAGAGAGAAAAGATTCCTCTGATAGCTGTAAAGACCGAAAGGACATAAAAATTAAACAAGAGGAGCCCTATCGAGATGAGTTTAAAGAATATGGTTGTGAAACATTATTCAAGGAGAAATCTGACCctgaattcagtggaaaaaaTATGGAGTGTGGGGAAAGGCACCATTCAGGGAAAGATAAGGAGAAGAAAGATGCTCCTGATAAGGACAAGAAAGAGAAACTGAAACCAGAAAAATATAAGGAGAAATCCAAAGAAGCAgataaagagaaaaatgaaaaagttgTTGCTGAGAAAAACCAGAAAGACAAAGAACTGGATAAAagctttaaagaaaagaaagatactAAGGAGAAATACAAGGATCTGCATAACAAAGACAAAGAAAGGAAGACTTCTTTTGACTATatcaaagagaaaaaagagaaaaacttcTCTGGAGATAGAGAGGACTTCTCTGAGAAAAGAgatgagaaaaaaggaaaagagaagagctgGTACAGCATCGCAGATATCTTCACAGATGAAAGCGAAGATGAGAAGGACGACTACAGCGGATTCAAAATTGGTGAGGCCGTTGGGAATGAATTGCATCGAATGGACAGTCTACAAGAAAAAGATGATAGCATGGCTGCTGAAAAGGAACTTTATCTTGCTGACAAGCACAGAAAGTACTCTTCCGACAGGCAACATTCAGGAGAGaaacagaaagataaagactccaaagagaagaaaaaggataAAGGATTAGCAGAAAGTGGGAAGGAGAAAAAAGAGAAGAGTTTCTTCGAAAAACACAAAGAGAAGAAGGATAAAGATGCTGTCGAGAAGTATAAAGACAGGAAAGACAGAACCTCAGTAGACTCCAcccaagaaaagaaaaacaagcaaaaGCTCCCTGAAAAGGCCGAAAAGAAgcatgctgcagaggagaaggtaaAAAACAAGCATAAGGAAAAGATGGATAAAGACCATTCCAAAGAGAAGAAGTCTTCAAAAGGAGGCGAGATGGAGAAGAGCCTGTTGGAAAAATTGGAGGAGGAGGCCCTCAATGAATACAGAGATGACTCCAATGATAAAATAAGTGAGATTTCTTCTGATAGCTTCACAGACCGAGGACAAGATCCAGGACTAACCAACCTCTTTGAGTCTTCTAACCTTTCTCTTATGGATGCCTCTGAGGAAAAGTATAAAGATTCTCTTCCTTTGCCCTGCTTGCAAGACAAACTCAAGGAGAAGGAGAGGCACAGGCATTCCTCATCTTCATCAAAGAAAAGTCAtgagaaagagaaagcaaagaaggaaaaaacagagaaaaaagagaaaatggatgAATTTAAAGACTCCAGCAACAGAAAAGATTCTAATCAGTATGAAAAAGAATTCTCCGTGGATGGGGAGACTTTTGGCATTTCCTACAGCATGAAAGCTGAAGTTGAGGAAGAACTGGACAAAAACATTGACtatttgttttctgaaaagaaagataaaaatgatcctgagagagagctctcaaAGAAGGCTGAAAAGGAGAAGACTTATGGTTCCAGTACCATCAGCACAGtcaaagagaagaggaggagagaaaaacacaaggaaaaatgGAAGGATGAAAAGGAAAAGCATAGAGACAAACATGCAGATGGTTTCTTTAAACATCACAAAGATGAGACGAAGTCTGTGCTGAAAGACAAGGACAGCCCTCAAGTTATCACATTCAAAGATAAATCAAAGGAGGAGAACCTCAAATTTAGTGAAACCAAACTTAAGGAGAAACTCAAGGAAAACcaagagagagacaaaacagAGTCTCTAAAGATCAGTAATggaaatgataaaataacattGTCCAAAGATGGTGGTAAGAAAGATAACAGGCCTAGAGAGAAGCTTCTGGGTGATGGTGATCTAATGATGACCAGCTTTGAGAGGATGCTGAGCCAAAAAGACCTGGAAATTGAGGAGCGCCACAAAAGACACAAAGAGAGAATGAAGCAAATGGAGAAGATGAGGCACAGATCTGGAGATCCCAAAttaaaagataaaattaaaacCTCTGAAGAGATGCGTAAGAGGAGTTTGGATTTGACCACAAAGAAACCACTAGCACTAGATACTCAGCTAAAGGACAAAAAGCTCAAAGAACTAGGTCCATTGACTCCCATATTGTCACCAGATAATAAGCCACAGCCTGCTGTGGGGACAGATTCAAAAGACTGGGTAACTGGCCCTCAGCTGAAAGAAATTTTACCTGCTTCTCCCAGGCCAGATCAGAACAGGCCAACAGGTGTTCCAGCTCCAGCTTCGGTAGTTTCTTGTCCAAGCTATGAGGAAGTGATACAGACACCAAGAACTCCTTCATGCAGCAATGAAGATTACACAGATTTGATGTTTGATTGTGCTGACTCTCAGCACTCTCTGCCCATATCCACAATGTCCATGAATGCATGTTCTCCATCCTTTTTTGACAGATATTCAAATGCTTCAAGTGGACTCCCCGACAATCCAAGTCAGACTCCAACAAGGACGATACCCTCCACAAACCTTTATCGTTCAATCTCGGTGGATataagaagggtccctgaagatgaGTTCAGTGCTGGAGACAAGTTTTTCAGGCAGCAAAGTGTCCCAGCAACATCAAATTATGATTCTCCAGTGCAGCATTTGATGGAGGAAAATGTCCCTCTTCCTTCTGTTCCTCCAGAAAAGTTTCAGTGTATGTCTCCAGGGTATTATTCACCTGACTATGGAATTCCATCACCTAAAGTAGAAACTTTGCATTGTGCGCCTGTTGGCAATGTTGTCCAATCACCTGAAAGCATATTTTCTGGTTTACAAGCAAAATCCTCCCCCTCTCATAGAGATGAGCTGCTTGCACCTTCTGTAGAAAGTGCTCTTCCCCCTGATCTTGGCATGCCTTTGGATGCCACAGAAGAGCAGCAAGCTACTGCTTCTATTTTGCCACCAGAGTCTACCTTTTTACCACCTCTTGAAGAAAACCATTTTAGTTCAGCTATTTCAGAGCAGAATCATATGGACTGGGATAACCCTCCTTCCAGAAACCCTGATCCTCCCATGCCTCCTAGCTTAATTGGTAATCCATCTGACCACCCTGTCAGTTGGTCAGTGGGATCGGAACTTCTAATGAAATCTCCCCAGAGGTTCCCTGAATCCCCTAAGCCATTCTGTTCACTGGACCCAATACATCCTGCACCCGTGCCCTTTATTTCTACAGATTCTCCATACCCAGTTTCTCCTATTTCATATCCATTGTCAGTATCTGAACCAGGGCTTGATGAAGTAAAGGAAGATGCTGAAGAAGCAGTTCCAGGAGAAATGGCAACTGCAGAAGAGCAAGCTCCTTACATGTCCCCTACTAGACTAGACACTTTCTTCAATAACTGCAAGCCTCTTCCAGAAGAAGCACCTGAGATGCCTTCAGAACCCCCTTGCATGCCGACAGAAACTCAGGCAGAGGCTGTGAACACTTTGGAAAACAGTAGCGTAGTACCTGTAAACCCGGAAGAGCCAGTAACTTGGCCTGATCCATTCACAAACTCAGAAGATGATTTAGACCTTGGTCCCTTCTCATTGCCGGAATTGCCGCTCCAAGCTAAAGATGTTCCAGATGCTGAAATGACTGAAGTGGCACCGATTGAAGAAAGCTCAGTAGCTGTCCCGGAAGTCATAAATACTGGGGTCCTAAATGTGAGTGTGTCTGTCGCAGCTTCCAGTgagcaggaggagctgctgcctAATCAGCCAAGTAACTTACTGGCTGTGGAACCAGAGccacagcctgaggaacaaaaaTTGGAAGTGACTGTACCAGAAGCTACCTCGGAAGCATTGAATGTACCAGAAGAGAGAAAATTAGATGAGTCCGAGGCACAGAGTTTGCAACAGACTGCATCAATAGAGCTTGCTCAGCCAGAGAAACAAGAGGCAGAAACAAACCATGAAGAACTGCCCTCATCAAACTGTGCAGCGGAGAGTGGATCTCAAAGCAGCTTGGCACAAGCAAACACTGCTGAGAGTGGGGTCATGCAAGACAGTGCTGCAGTACGAAGTGGGAGCCAAGTCTCTTCCACCCAGACAGACACACCCCAAGGGACTACTCCAGTAGAAACCATAGAGCCAGTACAAAAACCAGTAGCAGAAGTTTCCAAACCACCCAAAATAGAAGAGATCCCACAACGAATTACCAGGAACAGGGCTCAGATGCTGGCCAATCAAAATAAACAGAACACTGCACCTTCTGAGAAAGACTTTCCTCCCGTTTCTGCACCTTCCACACGTGCAAAAGGGCGAGTGACGGAGGAAGACGATGCTCAAGCCCAACATCCACGTAAACGCAGGTTCCAGCGTTCCAGCCAGCAGCTACAGCAGCAGATTAACACGTCCACCCAGCAGACGAGAGAGATGATACAGCAAACACTGGCAGCGATTGTAGATGCCATAAAACTGGACGATATTGAGCCCTATCACAGTGACAGATCAAACCCATACTTTGAATATCTTCAGATCAGGAAAAAGattgaagagaagagaaaaatcctCTGCTACATCACTCCCCAAGCTCCGCAGTGTTACGCTGAATATGTCACCTACACAGGCTCCTACCTGCTGGACGGCAAGCCACTAAGCAAGCTTCACATTCCAGTG ATTGCCCCCCCTCCGTCGCTCGCAGAACCCCTGAAGGAACTCTTCAAGCAGCAGGAGGCCGTGAGGGGGAAGCTGCGACTCCAGCACAGCATAGAGCGG GAGAAGCTGATTGTTTCATGCGAACAGGAGATCTTAAGAGTTCACTGTCGGGCAGCGAGAACCATTGCTAACCAGGCAGTGCCCTTCAGTGCTtgcaccatgctgctggactccGAGGTCTATAACATGCCTCTAGAAAATCAG GGAGATGAAAACAAATCTGTCAGAGATCGTTTCAATGCTCGCCAGTTTATTTCCTGGTTACAAGATGTGGATGACAAATATGATCGAATGAAG ACGTGCCTGCTAATGCGACAGCAGCATGAAGCCGCTGCCTTGAACGCGGTGCAGCGAATGGAGTGGCAGCTGAAGGTTCAGGAGCTGGATCCAGCTGGACATAAATCCCTCTGCGTGAACGAGGTTCCCTCATTCTATGTGCCGATGGTTGACGTCAACGATGACTTTGTGCTCTTGCCGGCATGA